The following is a genomic window from Rutidosis leptorrhynchoides isolate AG116_Rl617_1_P2 chromosome 8, CSIRO_AGI_Rlap_v1, whole genome shotgun sequence.
CGAACAGTCCAGAGTGCAACGGTTTGTAGAAATTTTGCGACCTGAGTATCGCACGATTGCAAGACTTGCTACTACTTTGTCACAAGTGCATATGTTGGCAAAGGTAGCTGAATTTGACATTGAGGTGGCCAGGAGTGTGAAAACTAAAAGTGAGTCGCAAGTGAAACCAGTGGCAAGTCAGTCTAGCCAGCAATCAAAGAAACTAAGTCGGTTTAAGCTAAAAGAGCAATCTAGCCAGGGTAGATCAGTGTCAAGAAGTCAGAAGACATGGTGTAGAGCGCGTAAGTCTTTGCATAGTGGGCAGTGTTCAACATTCACGAAACGGTGTTTTCATTGTGGTATAGTGGGACATGAGCCTCAAGATTGTTCATTTAAGAATAATGTGTGTTGGAACTGCCATAAAGAGGGTCACAGATCTGCAGAGTGTCCAGCTGCAAGAAAGAGTTATTCCAGGGCGGGGTCCGGGTCAGGGGTACGTCATGTGTCAGCTGGGGGATCATCTGCTTCCTCTGTGGGGCAGAAGTGCAAGAATCCTCCACCACCTGAAGATAGAGCCTTTCAGATGTCAGTAGACGCTGCCACTGATACTGATGATGTAATCACCGGTATGTTCTTAGTAAATTCTGTGCCAGCTCGTGTACTATTTGACTGTGGAGAAAATCGCTCGTTTGTGTCAACTACATTTTGTGCTATGTTAAATGTGCCTGTTAGTGTATTGAATGAACCCTTAAGTGTCGAAGAGGGTGACGGTAGAACAGTTTCAGTCACAAAGTTTGTGTCTGGAATTATTATTGACATAGAGGGTAGTCTTTTCCCTTTGACTTGCCTAGTGATGTCTATAccaagctttgatgtagtactaggtaTGAATTGGCTTAGAGATCATAAGGCcagtattaagtgcgataggaaagtTATCTATTTTTTGGTGGCCGGTGGGAAACGGGTAGTAGCTCGTGGTGATCATGGCGGGTTCCGTTGTCCATTATTGTCAATGATGAAAGCTCAGAAATCTTTGGTCATGGGATGTGATTCTTTTTCTTAGCCTATGTGATCAATGTAAAGAAGGAAAAGAAGGTAGTGTCTGATATTCCCGTGGTGTCTGAATATccagaagtgttcccagatgaattGTCGGGTTTACCTCCGatcagggaagttgaatataagatcgaGTTAGTGCCAGGGGTTACGCTGGTTGCCAAAGCTCCGTATAGATTAGCTCCTTTagaaattcgtgaaatgatgtcccaaattcaagaactgttagaccgcaggttcattcgtccgagttcttcgccgtggggtgcaccagtgttatttgtgaaaaagaaagatggtatgctccaaatgtgtatagattatcgtgaactaaataaaagaacagtgaagaataagtatccgcttcctcgaatagatgacttatttgatcagcttcaaggagcttcgttcttttcgaaaatagatctacgttcgggatatcaccaggttcgtgttgctgaatctgaTATTTCTAAGACTgcatttcgtactcgttatggtcattatgagttcttagtgatgccgtttgggttaaccaatgctccagaagttttcatggatctcatgaatagggTGTATAAACCgtttttagataagtttgttatcgtgttcattgatgacatcttagttTACTCCAAAACCGAATCCAAGCATGCGAAGCATTTAAGACAAGTGTTAGAACTCTTAAGACGTGAACAATTgtatgcaaaattttcaaagtgtgagttctggttacgtgaagttcaatttttaggtCATATTATCTGTGCGAAAGGTATAAAAGCGGATCCGTCTAAACTTGAAGCTGTGATGAATTGGAATTCGCCAAAGAATCCGACAGTAATCaagagttttctaggattggctggttactaccgacagtttattaaagatttttcaaataTTGAAAGTTCTTTGACAAAGTTAACTAGAAATAATGTGTCTTTTCAGTGGGGTAATGAACAAGAAACTGTGTTTCAGACCTTGAAAAGTTTATTGTGTAAAGCACCAGTGTTAGCCTTACCTGAAGGatctgacgacttcgttgtgtattgcgatacgTCTTTATCCGGTttgggctgtgtattaatgcaaagagatcgtGTAATTGCGTATGCGTCTCGACAGTTAAAATTAAGTGAAAAGAATTACCCAGCACACGActtagaaatggctgcagtagtgtttgagttaaagttgtggagacattatctttatggtacGCACTGTGTTATCTGCACCAATCATAAAAGTTTACGGTATATCTTTTCGTAGAAAGAGATGaacatgcgtcagagacggtggcaagaattAATTAAGGATTACGACTGTGAGATCAGATATCATCCTAGCAAGGGAAACGTCGTGGCTAATGAGTTAAGTCTTAAGAAATCCGCTGACAGTGTAAAGTTTATGTGAATTGAGATTGTGTCTGATTTAGTGGATCGGCTAAAGATAGCTCAACTCGAAGCATTACAAGATGAACATTTAAAATCTGAGTTAATGGTGAAAAGAAAAGAAGAATTGATGAATGATTCTCGAGGATTAAAGACTTATCGTGAACGAGTTTGGGTGAAGTTATTTGgaggattgagggatttaatcttaaatgaagcacataaatcgagattatctgtACATCCCGGTAGtacaaaaatgtaccatgatctgaaAGTGTTATATTGGTGGCCAACTATGAAAGGAAACATCGCGCAATATGTgaaaaagtgtcatatttgcgccCAAGTGAAAGCGGAACACCAGAAACTGTATGGGTCTTTGCGTCAATtagagattccagagtggaaatgggaacatatcaccatggattttgtgacaaaactaCCCAGAACCCAGAAAGGAAATGATATGACTTGGGTAATAGTGGACCTTTTAACCAAAAGTGCGCATTTTCTAGCTACTAGTGAAACAACTTCGTTGACCAAATTAGCTCAGTTTTACCTAAATGAAATAGTATCACAACATGGGATACCGTTGTCTATTGTGTCAGATAGAGATTCCCGATTTGTGTCTAGTTTCTGGAATAGTCTACAAGAAAATTTGGATACTCGTGTCAACCTTAGtatagcttatcatcctcagactaacggttaaagtgaacgaactattcagactttagaggatatgttaagggcttgtgttttAGAGTATGGTGGATCGTGGGATTATCATCTGCCATTGATCgaatttgcttacaacaattcctatcattcaagtattggcatgctgccttatgaaatgttgtatggtagaaagtgtctaACTCCATCGTGTTGGTTGGAGGCAGGTGAGAAATAGTTTGCGGGTTCGAAATTGTGCAGCAGACTGCAGAAAAAGTGACTATCGCACGTGAAAAGCTGAAAgctgctagagatcgacaaaagatgtatgcagatcctCATCGACGACCAATGATGTTTACTGTGGGTGAACGTGTGTATTTAAAAGTGTCACCGTAGAAGGGTGTAattcgattcggtaaacgaggaaaactagctttgagatacattggtccttttagaaTTCGTCAAGTGCTGAATGATCAAACTGTAGTGTTAGATCTCCCTCCAGAGTTAGCAGGTATTCATGACACTTTTAACATCTGCtatattcgtaagtgtaaagtGGACGATGAAAATCAAAATCTTCCGCTCCAAGATCTGAAAGTAGATTCaagtaagaaattggtggaagaaccAGTGAGGATCATCGACAGAAAAGTGACTAAGTTACGCAAGAAGCAGATTCCAATGGTGCTTGTGGAATGGAAGCATAATTTATGCACCAATCTGACATGGGAGACTGAGGAGTTGATGACTTCTagataccctcatttgtttgaccttgaacagattccgaggacggaatctcctttaagggggtagatttgtaacatcctagcTTTAGGCCTAGTAGGTAATGACTTATTTACCCTTCTGTGCTaaaatagtgattttaataattatgtgttttataattattgtgtatgggataatgtgcgttttgtgacaagggtcacagaacatatttccttttgtgaattagacttagaatgaataagttattagaaattttgggtttcagataactggtaaatacccgtgtgttatacgGATTAGGGTTTCCTCACAATGAAGAAAACCATTATAGATATATACCTGTACGTTCATTACTTGCCAATTTTAgcaataacataaaccctaaactaaccTTTTGCTCTCTAAATTCTAAAATCAAGAAGTGTAAATCAAAGCTAGTGATTTCGTACACCAAATTCTCTGTGATTTCAGAATCAAAACAAGGTAAATATCTTTAATTTGGATGAATTGAAATGGATTTTAAGTGGGTTTTGAAAAAGTAAGCTTTTGATGATCAATTCTTGCTTTTAATATGTTTATTATGCTTGTATGTGGTtagaaatagattatatatgtgttatatagtgttcttgggtcattggattgatcaaaacaagcaaaaatcgagttttaGGTGTAAAAAACTCAAAAACAGTTAGCTGATGCTGTTCATCAGCATCCACACTTTTGATAGCTCAACCACGCAgttgagcacacttttgagggctaaaccacgtggttgagggctcaaccacgaggttgagggctcaaccacgcggttgagggctcaaccgtacggttgaggctcaaccatgcggttgagcagtagtcagcttttggtaaaattgaaaagggtgtaactttcaaaccgtaactccgtttttgacaaataaactatcgCTAGAATCATCTTGAGGTCTAGTTTCCAATGATcaggttttaaaacactaaatcaaactttagGTTGGGTGTAAAAAGCTCGAATTGTAGTTGTACTACTGTACTTGCTCAACCGTGCGTCTGAggcactcactcgtgcgagtgaagtgtCCATTCGCACGAGTGAGACACTAAACCATGTGAGTAGCTTTGATAATCACTAGTATAAGTGATAGGTCAGTCGTGCAAGTGAGGATACTCACCCGTGCGAGTGAGCAtagtcagtcgcacgagtgagacctcatccgTGCGAGTAACAGTATTTGTAAgtttgggtcaagtgcaattcTGACTCATTTACTGTATTTTTGTGATATTTATGCTAATGAGTAATTTGATTGAAAAGTGTACTAACTAGAGaactgatattctcaggtgataaacggaaatgtgaaggctcagtgatataagacaactgagtacttatgcatccaggtgagtgggattatctttatggatgtgattatatagtgacaagtatagtgatccgtgccatgcttataattagactgtgtaatgagactgtgaccagtattgtgactatatgtgattatgtgcgcaccagtGAACGTCGATGGGTGTAATtccgacgtaagaggtcaatgTTGTTTACCTTGTGTATTTAAGGTGATAATACtgggtccaagtgttactgattagtggtatagtatgaatgatgagtgcgtcacgtctggatgactataccagtgactcagtagtgtgggctatcggtatattctagcttgatcatgtgacaccccgtacaaaaccatcgtatatggttcatcaacaacatgatcattacaaggtcaaacactacatgctgtttgaaaaccagttttgcattcataaaaagatagcattttacaaaagataacgtgcttcctatgaatagaagcgttaacataagtacgtgacccaaaggtcgttacaaagccattatttgaaaataacgtaagttacgaatgcaaaagaaaagtttcatgattgagacatctctaagtaatgcagcggaaatctaacacatcaggtccataacagcaagtctataacaccaagacagcaattctaacagcgaaagcaacatcgtctaagcacctgagaaatacacgcttaaaagtcaacatgaatgttggtgagctgtagtttgtaatcagtaaagtaatgtagaccacgagatttcagtggttcaatcagcagtttaaatcagtatgaaaagtatatgcttaaccgtgggcacccggtaagtagacttaacgtatgtatatcacaccctaaaagtacacctggcaagtgcgttttccctcgaagtattaaacacccgttgtctgctagagcaactagcccgagtggggttgtcaaaccctatggatctatatctaagattcacgttcacggttaggaaaccaatgattaaacgttatcgagctaaggggaatctttgtgccgttttataacccacacatatataaagtttacgtACTCgtttctagtatgtaaaacgtaaaaagcacatgtattctcagtcataaaaatagtaaaaagtagtaagggatgctataactcacagtgaataagcagtaaaaatcgatatgaaacgtatgcaggtagtaagtcggtccaaaaggtcgtcaacctaagtcaaaggtcactaggtcagtatgttctCCCCATAAGTTTAAATGCATGAATTAAGtttaaatatcatcatcaatatcatcattatcatcatcattcatcaaaactaaggtaagtttaacaagaatagagatcgaaacaaaaggctgacttcggacagctattacgacctctatacaaatcaaaaagatgcgtagtcagtggccatggctctgtatgtgagtcctctaaccactggccaattttcagaacctaacttgtCTTCGTTTAACcgcggcgacggtttaagtgcgagtagttcagaaatttcagcacaacgttacaaaggcgtagtgactttcggaaggctataaatcctaaaccatatatcggattaaggctagtcctaaacgaaaagtcatctactcgaaacgaactatatgaaaatcaattttccagaagtccaggagtcagatcaaaccccgaaaaacagcaaacaagtgctctggtagatttcttggtgcttgatgctcatcacggttctcatccttgatgcgtgtaagcttcaagtgtacaactcattgatgttttagcatcactttgaccaagactcaactatcaacacacaatatgttaagaccaagtaagaatacaactcacttaagagttttagaaggatgatgaaccaatgttacatcatattcttagtcttaacacaaatacaagttctatttacaactaaagctacaaactttccatcaatcaaacaagtatgaacataattccatcaaacaaagtaatgaaaccctaagatagagagcttggatccttttcacacaagttataagatcacAAACCTAGAAAACTTAAATCttaggtgttcttgaagatcttgaagcataaatctTAGATCTTCAAGATACATGAAGATAATAaaaacaagttttgatctttataacaaaataatgagatcataagttagaaaacctagatccaacaaaagaaatgaagattcgaagctagaaagcttgaatcttggttgttcttcaagatcttgaagcatgaagctagatcttcaagttacatgaagattacaaacacaagtttgaatctttacaacaaaataaagtgatTAAAAGCTAAAAatttttagatctacaaaataagtgaagattcaaatctataaagcttgaatcttccatattCTTGAAGAATTCaagtccatgtttgaatctacaagatataacaagatctaaaagctaaagagctagatccaatgatgatgatgatgtcgtgaatgagaagggaagaagaagaagaagaagaagaagaagtttaaaacttacactttttagagtgagaaagactagagagagaattagagagtaagtgtgtgtaatttgtaaatgaaatcaagtgtgaaatgggatgaATAAGTTTGGTATTTATAGAAGGTGAGGGTAAGGGGAGGGGATGGTGGCCGTGGGGTTTAGGGTGGGATAAGGGGgatacctttttgctttttggttaatggttgtctaaagttggtgcttatgttaggatctcatgcaacattaaggataatggttaacaaaaatgctattatgttccctctaataaatgggcatttgtcttacattaatatgggtcactaactaataataattgggctaattaaatagtccactagctagtgtagggtgggctaaagtccaacaagactaactagtgtgctctagtaaattactaaacgtaattaagcatccaaaaactcaagtaattgttattataaaataacaattggtatttcgtagtcataatatttcgattacgacaaaagttaaacatatacacagtacgcagtttgttctaaacgtcaagtgacactaacggtcataaaggctttcggggatcaagttaagtaccctatgtacttaaaggcacgttttcacatataaacgaaagtaatccacatgtagtaagatcccagagtataatatagctcagcacgcacaaatacgcagtttcgtgaaagcataaAGCACAAAAacgagtcgaaaaagtcgggtcgttacattacccacatgttaatgaaaatttcatcccgaaattttaagctgagttagatggtagagttgtgaagaggtgaggatacttctgcttcatctgatcctctcgctcccaagtaaactcaggccatcgttttgcattccatcggactcggacgatcagaatcttgttgcgtttcaaggtcttgacctcacggtccataatttcgaaagttcttctacgaagtggagtttgtTGTCAATCataagctcctcgagaggtatgacgagttctggttcggcaagacatttcttcagattcaacATGTAGAAAGTGGGGTGAACTGCGCTTAATTAagtcagaagatccaaacggtaagcaacgggtccaacacgctccaaaaggatcaatatatcgcggattcaacttcccacgctttccgaaacggattacaccttttcaaggtgcgactttcaacataacgtggtcgccgatttgaaatttgcgatctccacgtttaaggtcggcatagctcttttgacaatcacgggccgtcttgagcctcgcttgaatttggacaatcttatcggttgtttcatggacgagttcgggaccggtgagttgtttttcacctacttcggcccaacagataggagaacgacatttacgaccatacaatgcttcaaaaggtgcggccttaatgcttgcgtgatagctgttgttgtaagagaattcggctaaagaaaatgtctctcccaagctttcccgaaatcaataacacaagcacgtaacatgtcctccagggtttgaatcgtgcgctcgctctgtccgtcagtttgtgggtgatacgcagtactcatatctagacgtgttcccaaggcttcttgtaaagaacgccaaaatctggaagtgaaacgggtatcgcgatctgagataatcgataagggtacaccgtgacgagatgcaatctcctttatgtataactATGCCAGTCTCtctatcgtatcagtttccttcatggctaggaagtttgcagatttggtaagacggtcaaccataacccagatggtatcataaccgcctaccgtcttcggtaggttcgtgatgaaatctattgttattccttcccacttctattgcgggatttcgggttgttgaagtaacccagacggcttctgatgttcggctttgatcttggaacaagttaaaaactttccaacatatgctgtaacatcccttttgaggtttggccaccaatattgaaccttgaggtcgtggtacatcttaccagctcctggatggatTGAATACCTTGacatgtgggcttcgtctagaataaggctccgtaaatctccataactaggcacccagattcttccggcaaagtatcggagtccagtctccttgacctcaaatcgagaaacgagaatgttcaagtgctcttgagaaatattctcctccttgagagcctcttcttgagctacacagatctggctgttgagattagTCTGAATGGTGATGCTCAAGGCACGAACATGAAGTGGTACCGTTCTCTCATTTcagctcaaggcattggctacaacatttgccttgccagggtggtagcgaagttcacaatcatagtcgttcaacgtttTGATCCAtcaacgttgtctcatattcagttgcttctgatcaaagatgtgttggaggcttttgtggtcggtgaagatagtacttttggttccatacagatagtgtctccactgtttgagtgcaaagacaatggctccaagctcgagatcgtgagtagtgtagttttgctcgtgaatcttcagttgtcgggaggcgtaagcaataacattcttccgttgcatcaatacacacccaaaaccttgtcgggaggcatcgcaatacacaatgaagtcatcactgccttcgggaagggatagaaTAGGAGTGGTAGTTAACttatgcttcagggtttggaatgccgactcttgctcggtttcccaaacgaacttcttccccttatgagttaatgcagtcaaaggacgtgcaatcagagagaaaccttcaatgaatctacgatagtaactggcgaggcctaagaattggcggatatgagtaggagtagtgggggtttcccacttgctggtagcttcgatctttgtgggatcgaaTTTGATACCCTGATTgctcacgatatgaccgagaaattgaacttccttcaaccaaaattcgcacttagagaattttggcataaagttgctcttatctcaagagttctagcacgagtcgaagatgttgctcatgttctgtttcacttttagaatagatgaggatatcatctatgaagacgataacgaacttgtccaggtacggtttgcatacgcgattcatgagatccataaacacggcaggtgcgttggttaaactgaatggcatcacgagaaactcaaaatgaccataacgagtttggaacatagtcttcagcacatcgctctccttcaccctcaactggtgataacctgatcgcaaatcaatcttagagtagacgctggatccttgcatctgatcgaaaagatcatcaattctgggaaggggataccgattcttgatcgtcaacttattcagttcacgataatcgatacacatgcaaaaagatccatccttcttcttcacgagaaaaacaggtgcgccccaaggcgatgaactcggttggataaaccctcggtctagaaattcttgcagttgactctgcaactcttgcagtttggagggtgcaagtcgataaggtgcgcgagctacaggtgcagctcctggcactagatcgatctgaaactctactgatctcggcggcggtaatccaggcaactcttctggaaagatgtcgggaaattcgttcacaattcacacatcatccacgctcttcccTTCAACTTCTAGCtttttcacatgtgccagaatagcaaagcgccccttcttcataaccttttgtgccttcaagcaactaataaggttcaacttcgggctacatctatctccgtaaacaatcagtggctctccaatctcGCGTGGTATAcagagaatcttctcaccacagataacttcggctcttaatttggacaactagtccataccgactatcacatcaaagcttcccaatttgatgggtattagatcaatctcaaaatccactccggctaggttgataatacctcctcggctaatttggtcaactttctcatgttttccattggctacctcaacaaa
Proteins encoded in this region:
- the LOC139864762 gene encoding uncharacterized protein → MDCKPSEYLGHRNPIVTMNWLREVKRALKSCQCEPELWVTYASRLLKNRAMVWWDTITAPLSEEQLNQVTWEQFAAKVQEQYCTAFDINQLKQEFMQMTMTEDMTVDEAFENFMGKLRFVHQWIPDEQSRVQRFVEILRPEYRTIARLATTLSQVHMLAKVAEFDIEVARSVKTKSESQVKPVASQSSQQSKKLSRFKLKEQSSQGRSVSRSQKTWCRARKSLHSGQCSTFTKRCFHCGIVGHEPQDCSFKNNVCWNCHKEGHRSAECPAARKSYSRAGSGSGVRHVSAGGSSASSVGQKCKNPPPPEDRAFQMSVDAATDTDDVITGMFLVNSVPARVLFDCGENRSFVSTTFCAMLNVPVSVLNEPLSVEEGDGRTVSVTKFVSGIIIDIEGSLFPLTCLVMSIPSFDVVLGMNWLRDHKATYVINVKKEKKVVSDIPVVSEYPEVFPDELSGLPPIREVEYKIELVPGVTLVAKAPYRLAPLEIRHIICAKGIKADPSKLEAVMNWNSPKNPTWGNEQETVFQTLKSLLCKAPVLALPEGSDDFVVYCDTSLSGLGCVLMQRDRVIAYASRQLKLSEKNYPAHDLEMAAKEMNMRQRRWQELIKDYDCEIRYHPSKGNVVANELSLKKSADSVKFM